ACTCTCTCAGCAGTATGAGCTGGCGGTGTGGAAGAAAGAGGATTTCCTGCAGAAATCCAGCTTCCCCCTGTGCCACTGCCGCAGCTGCCAGCGCCCGTTTGCGGTGCAAAAAGAGATTGATTACGCCATCGCGATTTTGCAGCACAACGGCGACCAGCGCGCCGAACAGCACCGGGAAAGTTTTGAGACCTGCCCGGAGTGCAAACGCCAGCAGGGGCTGGTCTCCTCTGACCGTATTGATTTAACCCGCCATATGAAAGAGGCCAGCTGATGAGCAACTTAATCGGCCCGCGCGACGCCAACGGGATCCCCGTACCTATGACGGTGGATGAATCCATCGCCAGCATGAAAGCATCGCTGCTGAAAAATATTAAACGCTCCGCCTATGTCTACCGGGTGGACTGCGGCGGCTGTAACGGCTGCGAAATTGAAATCTTCGCCACCCTGTCGCCGCTGTTTGACGCCGAGCGCTTCGGGATCAAGGTGGTGCCCTCTCCGCGCCATGCGGATATTTTGCTGTTTACCGGTGCGGTGACCCGCGCCATGCGCTCCCCGGCACTGCGTGCCTGGCAGTCTGCGCCGGATCCGAAGATCTGCATCTCTTACGGTGCCTGCGGCAACAGCGGCGGTATCTTCCACGACCTGTACTGCGTGTGGGGCGGTACGGACAAGATAGTCCCGGTGGATGTCTATATTCCGGGTTGCCCGCCAACCCCGGCCGCCACCCTGTATGGCTTTGCCATGGCTCTGGGCCTGCTGGAGCAGAAAATCCACGCCCGGGACGCCAGCGAACTGGATACCCAGCCTGCGCAGATCCTGCACCCGGATATGGTGCAGCCCCTGCGGGTGCGCATTGACCGCACGGCGCGCAAACTGGCGGGCTACCGCTATGGCCGCCAGATTGCCGATGACTATATGAACCATCTGGCCCAGGGGGAAGCCGGTATTGCCCGCTGGCTGGAGGCGGAAAACGACCCGCGGCTGAGCGAAATTGTCACCAATCTTAACCAGCTGGTTGAGCAGGAGCGTATCTGATGAGCGAGTCGGTGGTGTTCAGCCAGCTGAGCCGTAAATTTGTCGATAATGATAACAAGGCGCCGGATCAGGCCCAGCAAGTTATCTACTATAGTCTGGCGATTGGTCACCACCTTGGGGTGATCGACTGCCTGAAAGCCGCGCTGGTCTGCCCCTATGAGGCGTACCAGGCGTGGGTAGCGACGCTGGAAGCGGGCAGCGAAGCGCGGCGCAAAATGGAAGGCGTGCCGCGCTATGG
This Shimwellia blattae DSM 4481 = NBRC 105725 DNA region includes the following protein-coding sequences:
- a CDS encoding formate hydrogenlyase maturation HycH family protein, translated to MSESVVFSQLSRKFVDNDNKAPDQAQQVIYYSLAIGHHLGVIDCLKAALVCPYEAYQAWVATLEAGSEARRKMEGVPRYGEIVIDHNHVVMLARAFDAALAQQTPQQQQWSRELLDMLQAIQLEPAIYLMVRRDRD
- a CDS encoding formate hydrogenlyase complex iron-sulfur subunit, with amino-acid sequence MFTFIKKVLKTGVVTENYPLTPIAVDKNFRGKPEHNPSQCVGCAACVNACPSNALSVETNLAGQTLDWQFNLGRCIFCGRCEEVCPTAAIKLSQQYELAVWKKEDFLQKSSFPLCHCRSCQRPFAVQKEIDYAIAILQHNGDQRAEQHRESFETCPECKRQQGLVSSDRIDLTRHMKEAS
- a CDS encoding NADH-quinone oxidoreductase subunit B family protein — its product is MSNLIGPRDANGIPVPMTVDESIASMKASLLKNIKRSAYVYRVDCGGCNGCEIEIFATLSPLFDAERFGIKVVPSPRHADILLFTGAVTRAMRSPALRAWQSAPDPKICISYGACGNSGGIFHDLYCVWGGTDKIVPVDVYIPGCPPTPAATLYGFAMALGLLEQKIHARDASELDTQPAQILHPDMVQPLRVRIDRTARKLAGYRYGRQIADDYMNHLAQGEAGIARWLEAENDPRLSEIVTNLNQLVEQERI